A window of Desulfobacteraceae bacterium contains these coding sequences:
- a CDS encoding CAP domain-containing protein — translation MKTIPFSVLFYCLICIFPSLSTAGDMDFFVDTTDSIPYAWETVDPEIVLRQRPVFIQFERISPDHCHELHLNFFEDVHMTVVLDQLKTISAEESVWIGSVSSGSMGGTATFVFKPNQLTGTVRFDSLAYQVRHIEGALHLVREIRAPQAGVTAKALSSESTSMETEVFALVNLERQIQALHPLQMDSRLHEAALRHSQDMAEQNYFDHTSLDLRTPGTRISQAGYAWSTYGENIAAGYSTPAAVVEGWMNSSGHRANILSSGFCDIGVGYAYSAGSTYGAYWTQDFGRQQGVSACSSIQEHTISVSEGLHGSISPSGIVTVAPGGSATFNINADPGYQISDVLVDGQSLGSRGIYSFVNVWENHTIEALFERTGNDRITFPWIPLLLPAE, via the coding sequence ATGAAAACCATCCCATTTTCCGTTCTTTTTTATTGTTTGATCTGCATTTTCCCCTCCTTGTCCACAGCCGGAGATATGGATTTTTTTGTGGACACCACCGATTCGATTCCATACGCATGGGAAACGGTTGATCCTGAAATCGTTCTTCGCCAGCGGCCGGTTTTCATTCAATTTGAAAGAATTTCTCCTGATCATTGCCACGAACTGCACCTCAATTTTTTTGAGGATGTTCACATGACCGTTGTTCTGGATCAGCTAAAGACCATTTCTGCGGAGGAGTCGGTCTGGATCGGATCCGTTTCATCCGGCAGCATGGGGGGGACGGCAACTTTTGTATTTAAGCCGAATCAATTAACGGGCACCGTGCGTTTTGATTCACTGGCATACCAGGTGCGCCACATCGAGGGCGCTCTTCACCTCGTCAGGGAAATCCGAGCACCCCAGGCTGGCGTGACCGCAAAGGCGCTATCGAGTGAGTCGACCAGCATGGAAACCGAGGTCTTCGCACTGGTCAATTTAGAGCGTCAGATCCAAGCCCTGCATCCCCTGCAAATGGACAGCCGATTGCATGAGGCCGCATTGAGGCACTCCCAGGACATGGCGGAGCAAAACTACTTCGATCATACCAGCCTGGACCTCCGGACACCCGGCACACGGATATCCCAAGCCGGATATGCCTGGAGCACCTACGGCGAAAATATCGCGGCCGGCTATTCGACGCCGGCGGCAGTCGTGGAAGGCTGGATGAACAGTTCGGGACACCGTGCCAACATCCTGAGTAGCGGGTTTTGCGACATCGGTGTCGGGTATGCGTATTCGGCCGGAAGTACATACGGCGCATATTGGACCCAGGATTTTGGACGGCAACAGGGGGTGTCTGCCTGCAGTTCGATTCAGGAGCACACCATCTCCGTATCAGAGGGTCTGCACGGCAGTATTTCTCCGTCAGGAATTGTGACGGTCGCCCCGGGGGGAAGCGCAACCTTCAACATCAACGCCGATCCCGGATATCAAATTTCGGATGTGTTGGTTGACGGACAATCACTGGGGAGTCGCGGCATTTACAGTTTTGTTAATGTTTGGGAAAATCATACAATTGAAGCATTGTTTGAAAGGACCGGCAACGATCGCATAACTTTCCCCTGGATTCCGCTACTTCTGCCCGCAGAGTGA
- a CDS encoding NAD-dependent epimerase/dehydratase family protein: MPPDRSGRRILVTGGGGFLGSAIVRRLLARGDRVASFARHPKPELVALGVDQLLGDLADPAAVDAACRGREVVFHTAARAGVWGPYADYHRTNVIGTANVIAACRRQEVGALIHTSSPSVVFHGGDMEGVDESVPYPGRYHAAYPRTKALAERLVIRAARQGLAAIILRPHLIWGPGDPHLVSRILARAGRLRRVGGGRNRVDTIYIDNAAEAHLLAADRLTAEPGLSGRVYFISQGAPIPLWEMIDAILAAGGKPPVHRRVPAGLAWLSGALLEGVYRLLRIPQEPPMTRFVARELATAHWFDISAARRDLGYAPRVSTAEGLERLAAWLRQGDR; the protein is encoded by the coding sequence ATGCCCCCTGATCGATCGGGCAGACGGATCCTGGTGACCGGCGGCGGCGGGTTTCTGGGAAGCGCCATCGTTCGCCGATTGCTGGCCCGCGGCGACCGGGTGGCCAGCTTTGCACGCCACCCCAAGCCGGAGCTGGTGGCCCTGGGGGTGGACCAGCTGCTGGGCGACCTGGCCGACCCGGCGGCGGTGGACGCCGCCTGCCGCGGCCGAGAGGTGGTCTTTCACACCGCCGCCCGCGCGGGTGTCTGGGGCCCCTACGCGGACTACCACCGCACCAACGTCATCGGCACGGCCAACGTGATTGCCGCCTGCCGGCGGCAGGAGGTGGGCGCTCTGATCCATACCAGCTCCCCCAGCGTCGTGTTTCACGGGGGCGACATGGAGGGGGTGGACGAATCGGTGCCCTACCCCGGGCGCTATCACGCCGCCTACCCGCGCACCAAGGCCCTGGCCGAAAGGCTGGTGATCCGGGCCGCGCGCCAGGGCCTCGCCGCCATCATCCTGCGCCCGCACCTGATCTGGGGACCGGGCGACCCCCATCTGGTCTCCCGCATCCTCGCCCGCGCCGGGCGCCTCAGACGGGTCGGCGGGGGGCGAAACCGCGTGGACACGATCTATATCGACAACGCCGCCGAGGCGCACCTGCTGGCCGCCGACCGCCTGACCGCCGAACCAGGGCTCTCGGGCAGGGTCTACTTCATCAGCCAGGGCGCACCCATTCCCCTCTGGGAGATGATCGACGCCATTCTGGCCGCGGGCGGCAAACCGCCGGTCCACCGCAGGGTTCCGGCCGGGCTGGCCTGGCTGAGCGGCGCCCTGCTGGAGGGCGTCTACCGGCTTTTACGAATCCCGCAGGAGCCGCCCATGACCCGCTTTGTGGCCCGCGAGCTGGCCACCGCCCACTGGTTTGACATCAGCGCCGCGCGCCGCGACCTGGGCTACGCGCCGCGGGTCTCCACCGCAGAGGGCCTGGAGCGGCTGGCCGCCTGGCTGCGGCAAGGTGATCGTTAA
- a CDS encoding AMP-binding protein gives MDLNAPTAGPDPVNVAGHLRRTARSQPYKRAVVYPAGRDAYGRVTYAHLTFAQLERESARIANGLEAAGITRGVRTVLMVKPGPEFFLLSFALFKVGAVPVVVDPGMGLQRMLECLGESRPEAFVGISKAHLLRLFYPRFFRTLRTWVTVGPRWCWGGPTLLHLLRRPWQAYPPAGTIADEAAAILFTTGSTGPAKGVVYTHGVFDAQIRHIQAHFQIAPDEIDLPTFPLFALFDPALGMTAVIPDMDPTRPAAVNPVRILEAIENHGVTNMFASPALLNRVGRYGARRGLRLPSLRRVVSAGAPVLPDNIKRFAGMLCGEAEIHTPYGATEAVPVISIGSSEILSETRHLSEKGFGTCVGRPLEGLRVAIIEISDDPIGAWSDARVVPQGDIGEITVTGDLVTRHYFQRPEADALAKIADGEGFWHRMGDLGWMDTKGRVWFCGRKSQRVITPDETLFTIPCEAIFNRHPAVFRSALVGVGPRGQQTPVICIELEKTSRQADREALRRELLALACETPLTHKIETILFHPAFPVDIRHNSKIFREQLARWAERQVVSGPPGKTDAGDPDAP, from the coding sequence ATGGATCTAAACGCCCCGACCGCCGGCCCTGACCCCGTCAACGTCGCCGGCCACCTCAGACGCACGGCCCGCAGCCAGCCCTACAAGCGGGCCGTGGTGTATCCCGCCGGCCGCGACGCATACGGCCGGGTGACTTACGCGCACCTGACCTTCGCCCAGCTGGAGCGCGAATCCGCACGCATTGCCAACGGGCTGGAGGCCGCGGGGATCACCCGCGGCGTGCGCACCGTGCTGATGGTCAAGCCAGGGCCCGAGTTTTTTCTGCTGAGCTTCGCCCTTTTCAAGGTGGGCGCCGTTCCGGTCGTGGTCGACCCCGGCATGGGGCTCCAGCGGATGCTGGAGTGCCTTGGAGAAAGCCGCCCCGAGGCGTTCGTGGGGATCTCCAAAGCCCATCTTTTGAGGCTTTTCTACCCCCGTTTTTTCCGAACCCTGCGCACCTGGGTGACAGTGGGCCCCCGCTGGTGCTGGGGCGGCCCCACCCTGCTGCATCTGCTGCGGCGCCCGTGGCAGGCCTACCCCCCGGCCGGCACGATCGCCGATGAAGCCGCCGCGATCCTGTTCACCACCGGCAGCACCGGTCCGGCCAAGGGCGTGGTCTACACCCACGGCGTTTTCGACGCCCAGATCCGGCACATCCAGGCCCATTTTCAGATCGCCCCCGACGAAATCGACCTGCCGACCTTTCCGCTCTTCGCTCTTTTCGACCCCGCCCTGGGCATGACGGCGGTCATCCCCGACATGGACCCCACTCGGCCGGCGGCGGTGAACCCCGTGCGGATCCTGGAGGCCATCGAAAACCACGGGGTCACCAACATGTTCGCCTCGCCGGCGCTGCTCAACCGCGTTGGACGCTACGGAGCCCGCCGCGGCCTGCGCCTGCCGAGCCTCCGGCGCGTGGTCTCGGCCGGCGCACCGGTGCTGCCGGACAACATCAAACGGTTTGCGGGGATGCTCTGCGGGGAGGCCGAGATCCACACCCCCTACGGCGCCACCGAGGCCGTGCCGGTCATCTCCATCGGCAGCAGCGAGATCCTCAGCGAAACCCGCCACCTCAGCGAAAAGGGTTTCGGCACCTGCGTTGGGCGGCCCCTGGAGGGGCTCAGGGTGGCCATCATCGAAATCAGCGACGACCCCATCGGGGCGTGGTCCGACGCGCGGGTCGTGCCCCAAGGGGATATCGGCGAGATCACCGTCACGGGGGACCTGGTCACCCGCCACTACTTCCAGCGCCCGGAAGCCGACGCGCTGGCCAAAATCGCCGATGGGGAAGGTTTCTGGCACCGCATGGGAGACCTGGGCTGGATGGATACCAAGGGCCGGGTTTGGTTTTGCGGGCGCAAGAGCCAGCGGGTGATCACCCCCGACGAAACCCTTTTCACCATTCCCTGCGAGGCGATCTTCAACCGGCACCCCGCCGTCTTCCGCAGCGCTTTGGTGGGGGTGGGTCCCCGCGGTCAGCAGACCCCGGTGATCTGCATCGAGCTTGAAAAGACCTCCCGGCAGGCCGACCGCGAGGCGCTGCGCCGGGAGCTGCTGGCGCTGGCATGCGAGACGCCCCTGACACACAAGATCGAAACCATCCTCTTTCACCCCGCTTTTCCGGTGGACATCCGCCACAATTCCAAAATTTTCCGGGAGCAGCTGGCCCGCTGGGCCGAGCGGCAGGTGGTCTCGGGGCCGCCCGGCAAGACAGACGCGGGAGACCCCGATGCCCCCTGA
- a CDS encoding alpha/beta fold hydrolase, giving the protein MTAARPYSAFVATPAFRRLYPFRSRYLRVGKFTCHYLDEGDGEPIVMLHGNPTWSFYYRALVKGLSGRYRVVVPDHIGCGFSDKPEDGRYDYRLASRVSDLEALLDQLGLNGPLTLVLHDWGGMIGMAYAVAHPERIRRLVLLNTAAFLPPNGKRLPLRLRLIRDMPRLAPPLVLGLNLFARAALLMASRRGLTTDVRAGLIAPYNTPANRVATLKFVQDIPLGPRDPSYALVASVSARLPLLAAVPILLLWGRHDFVFDGDYLAEWRRRFPAARVEIFERAGHYLLEDEPERVLARIRAFLTATPS; this is encoded by the coding sequence GTGACCGCCGCCCGGCCCTATTCGGCATTCGTGGCCACACCGGCCTTCCGCCGGCTCTACCCGTTCAGATCCCGCTATCTGCGGGTGGGAAAGTTCACCTGCCACTACCTGGACGAAGGCGACGGCGAGCCAATCGTGATGCTCCACGGCAACCCCACCTGGTCCTTCTACTACCGGGCGCTGGTCAAGGGCCTTTCCGGACGCTACCGGGTGGTCGTGCCGGACCATATCGGCTGCGGCTTTTCGGACAAGCCCGAAGACGGGCGCTACGACTACCGCCTGGCCAGCCGGGTTTCGGATCTGGAAGCGCTGCTGGACCAGTTGGGATTAAACGGCCCCCTGACCCTGGTGCTCCACGATTGGGGCGGCATGATCGGCATGGCCTACGCCGTCGCGCACCCCGAGCGGATCCGGCGCCTGGTGCTGCTCAACACGGCGGCCTTCTTGCCGCCCAACGGCAAGCGGCTGCCGCTGCGGCTGCGGCTGATTCGCGACATGCCTCGGCTGGCGCCGCCCCTGGTCCTGGGGCTCAACCTGTTCGCCCGTGCTGCCCTGCTGATGGCCTCGCGCCGGGGCCTGACGACCGATGTGCGCGCCGGGCTGATCGCCCCCTACAACACCCCGGCCAACCGCGTCGCGACCCTCAAATTTGTCCAGGACATTCCGCTTGGCCCCCGCGACCCCAGCTATGCCCTGGTCGCTTCGGTTTCCGCGCGCCTGCCGCTTCTGGCTGCAGTACCCATACTGCTGCTCTGGGGGCGGCACGATTTCGTCTTCGACGGCGACTACCTGGCCGAATGGCGCCGCCGCTTTCCGGCGGCCCGGGTGGAGATTTTCGAACGCGCCGGGCATTACCTGCTGGAGGACGAACCCGAACGGGTCCTGGCGCGCATCAGGGCCTTTCTGACTGCCACCCCGTCCTGA
- a CDS encoding 3-oxoacyl-ACP synthase III: MRYTNVYIDSFGYELAPLVVTSADLEERLMALYERLHFKPGQLEALTGIHERRYWEDGYKNCDGATRAGQKALDASGIDPGEIGMLVYGGVCRDNLEPATACAVAHGLGLSGETLVYDLSNACLGVLNGMLQVANAIELGQIRAGLVVSSESARQIVDITIRRLLARPDMALFKKSVATLTGGSGAVAVLLTAGSLANRGHRLLGGVIRSATEHHHLCCWGPDTGIPASCAHIMETDSIGVLENGVGLGIATYKAFKRELSWPFDKPDKVICHQVGATHQRTILNAIGVSEEKDFTTFQYLGNVGTVSLPITAAIASEREFLQPNDLVGFLGIGSGLNCLMLGVRW, from the coding sequence ATGCGATACACAAACGTATATATCGATTCATTCGGCTATGAGCTGGCCCCCCTGGTGGTCACCTCGGCGGACCTCGAGGAGCGCCTGATGGCTCTCTACGAGCGGCTGCACTTCAAGCCCGGGCAGTTGGAAGCCCTGACCGGCATCCACGAGCGGCGCTACTGGGAGGACGGTTACAAAAACTGCGACGGCGCGACGCGTGCCGGGCAAAAGGCGCTGGACGCCTCCGGGATCGACCCGGGGGAGATCGGCATGCTGGTCTACGGGGGGGTGTGCCGCGACAACCTGGAGCCGGCCACGGCCTGCGCCGTCGCCCACGGGCTTGGGCTGAGCGGCGAAACACTGGTCTACGATCTCTCCAACGCCTGCCTGGGGGTCCTCAACGGCATGCTCCAGGTGGCCAACGCCATCGAGCTGGGGCAGATCAGGGCCGGTCTGGTGGTCTCCTCCGAATCGGCCCGCCAGATCGTCGACATCACCATCCGGCGTCTGCTGGCGCGTCCCGACATGGCGCTTTTCAAGAAAAGCGTTGCCACCCTGACCGGCGGTTCCGGGGCCGTGGCGGTGCTCTTGACCGCCGGCTCGCTGGCCAACCGCGGCCACCGGCTGCTGGGGGGGGTCATCCGCAGCGCCACCGAGCACCACCACCTCTGCTGCTGGGGGCCGGACACCGGCATCCCGGCCAGTTGCGCCCACATCATGGAGACCGACTCCATCGGGGTCCTGGAAAATGGCGTCGGTTTGGGGATCGCCACCTACAAGGCCTTCAAGCGTGAGCTATCGTGGCCCTTCGACAAACCCGACAAGGTCATTTGCCACCAGGTCGGCGCCACCCACCAGCGCACGATCCTAAACGCCATCGGCGTTTCCGAGGAAAAGGATTTCACCACCTTCCAGTATCTGGGCAATGTCGGCACCGTGTCGCTGCCGATCACGGCGGCCATCGCCTCGGAGCGCGAGTTTCTTCAGCCCAACGACCTGGTGGGGTTTCTGGGAATCGGCAGCGGCCTCAACTGCCTGATGCTGGGGGTGCGATGGTAG